A window of Adhaeribacter arboris genomic DNA:
CCGTTACCCTTAGCAACACTACCGTTAAAAGTGCCGCAGCGAGTAGTGCTTTAGCCGTAACTGGTCCTTTAAGGGTAATAGGAGCAACAGTACAACCCGCCACTATTGCCGGCAACAGCGAAGCCCGAATATTGTACAAAGTAGTAGCGGCTTCCACTATTGGTCAAGCCTCCGTAACGGTAAACGTAAAAGCTTTGGGCGAACTATTCCGCAACCGGACCGATATTACCGTACGGCCTCCCGCTTCGCTCTCCAAAATATCCGGTTCAGGTTCATTAAAAGACGCAGCTACCGCCGATATTAAATCTACCCACGATTTTCTGCCGGCTTCGGTGGCCTCCCGCTTGGTCATTAGTAAATCACCACTTACCCAATTTACCGATGATATTACGTATTTGTTGCAATACCCGTATGGTTGCCTGGAGCAAACTATTTCAACGGCTTTCCCGCTGTTGTATTACGCCGATTTAGCCAAAGCACTAAACCAAGACCGGCAAACCCGCACGTTTAACCCAAATTATCTGGTGCAGGAAGCTATTACCAAAATAGAAGCCATGCAACAGTACGACGGTGGCTTTACCTATTGGCCCGGCCAAACCGATACCCACTGGTGGACGAGTACCTACGCAACCCATTTCCTACTCGAAGCTCGCAAGGCTGGTTACCCGGTAAATGCCACCGTGCTTAGCAAGGTTTTAACTTACCTGCAACGCAAAGTAAAAGGCCGCGCCATGGAAGAATACCGGTTCTACGATGTTAAACGGCAGGTGCAAAGTAAATTCATCGCCGCTCACGAAATTACCTATTCATTATACGTGCTCAGCGTGGCCGGTAAAACCGATTGGGCTACCATGAATTACTACAAAGCCCGTCCAGATTTATTGGCTATGGATGAAAAATACGTGTTGGCAAGTACCTATGCACTGAGCGGCAACCGGGAAAGTTTCAATCAGCTTTTACCCCCTGCTTTTACCGGGCCGGCAGCCGTGCGGGCATTGGATGGTAGTTTTTACTCTGCTATGCGCGACCGCGCGCTTTCCTTGAATAGTTTGTTGGAAGCCGACCCGGATAATCCGCAAGTAGGTATTTTGGCCCGGCACTTATCGGATGAGCTACGTTCGAACCGTTGGTTTAATACCCAGGAGCGGGCCTTTGCTTTGCTGGCTTTAGGTAAACTATCGCGCCGCAGTCAGGGAAATGTAACCGCTAAAGTATATCAGGACGGAAAGGTCATAGGTTCTTTTACCGGCAAGCCGCTCACGCTCACTAATAAACTAAATCAAGGTAATATATCGGTCCGGACGAACGGCCAAGGTACGCTGTATTATTTCTGGAACGTGGAAGGGATCAGTCAGAGTGGTAGCTACCAAGAAGAAGACAGTTTTCTGCAAGTCCGCAAAGCCTTCTACGACCGCAACGGTAACAAAATTACGGGCAATACTTTCCGGCAGAACGATTTGGTTGTCGTGCGCATCGCGCTGCAAACCCAGGATGGCCGCAGCATTCCAAACGTAGCCATCACCGATTTGCTGCCCGCCGGCTTCGAAATCGAAAACCCCCGCTTATCCTCAGAGCGCGAAATTGCTTGGGCCAAAGACTTGTCTGTTCCCGATCACACCGATATCCGTGACGACCGCATTAACATCTACACCACGGCTACTGCTAAACCCACGTACTTTTACTACCAGGTTCGCGCCGTGTCGCCGGGTACTTTCCAAATGGGTCCCGTTGGCGCCGATGCAATGTATAATGCCGAATACCATTCGTACAGTGGTGGGGGAGTAGTGCGGGTGAGGTAATAATGTTTTTCTTAGTTAATTATTTATAAACTTAATCAGCGCTGATTCAACTGCTTTTTAATAGGCTCCAGCAAATAGGTTAAGCCGTTAATCTTTATCTCGTAAATCGTGCTTAATTGCATGCCTAGTTTTCCGGGCGGGAAACCTTCTTTATGAAACCACTCCAGGTAAGATATGGGTAAATCGCAGAGAGTTGTGTTTTTGTATTTGCCAAAAGGCATTTTCTGGCGTACCAGATCCAGTAATATGTCAGAGTTAGGTTGAGGAAGGTCCGGC
This region includes:
- a CDS encoding DUF3820 family protein → MPDLPQPNSDILLDLVRQKMPFGKYKNTTLCDLPISYLEWFHKEGFPPGKLGMQLSTIYEIKINGLTYLLEPIKKQLNQR